In Penaeus vannamei isolate JL-2024 chromosome 40, ASM4276789v1, whole genome shotgun sequence, the genomic stretch gtgtgtgtgtgtgtgtgtgtgtgtgtgtgtgtgtgtgtgtgtgtgtgtgtgtgtgtgtgtgtgtgtgtgtgtgtgtgtgtgtgtgtttgtgtgtaatatgcatgtatatatatatatatatatatatatatatatgcgcgtatatatatatatatatatatatatatatatatatatatatatatatatatatatatatatatatatatatatatatgcagacacacatatatatatacatatatatatatatatatatatatatatatatatatatatatatatatatatatatacatttgtctgtatatataatatatatacatatataatatatatacatatatatatatatatatatatatatatatatatatatatatatatatatattactatatatatatatatatatatatatatatatatatatatatatatatatatattactgtatatatatgtatatatttatgtatgtatatatatatatatatatatatatatatatatatatatatatatatatatatattactgtaaatatatatatatatatatatatatatatatatatatatatatatatatatatatatatatatatatgtatatatatatgtatatatatatatacatacatattacacacacacacaaacacacacacacacacacacacacacacacacacacacacacatacacacacacacacacacacacacacacacacacacacacatatatatatatatatgtatatatatatatatatatatatatatatatatatatatagatatatatagatatagatatagatatagatatagatatatatatatatgtatatatatatatatttatatatatttttatatatatagtacatatatatatatatatatatatacatatatatatatatatatatatatatatgtatatatacatatatatatatatacatatatatatatacagtaataaataaacatatacatatatatatatatatatatatatatatatatatatatatatatatatatatacatacacacacacacacacacacacacacacacacacacacacacacaaacacgcacacacacacacacacacacacacacacacaaacgcacacacacacacacacacacacatatatatatacatatataaatatatataaatatatatatgtatatatatatatatatatatatatatatatatatttatatatatacaaatatatatatatatatatatatatatatatatatatatatatatatatattacatatatatatacagtactaaatatatatatatatatatatacagtgtacatatatatatatatatatatatatatatatatatatatatatatatatatacagtgtatatatatatgtatatatctacagtgtatatatatatatatatatatatatatatatttatatatatatacatatatatatatatatatatatatatatatatatatatatatatatatatatatgtatgtatatatatatatatgtatatatatatatataatatatattactatatatatatatacatatatatctatatatatatctatatatttgtatatatatatatatatatatatatatgtatgcatactcgtgtatatatatgtatatatatatatatatatatatatatatatatatattacatatatatacatatatatatacatatatatacagtaataatatatatattaatgtatatatatatttatatatatatatatatatatatacatatgtatatatacatatatatacatatatattacacacacacacacacacacacacacacacacatatatatatatatatatatcatatacatatatatatatatatatatatatatatatatatatatatatatatatatatatagtacatatatatacagtaatatatatatatatatatatatatatatatatatatatatatatatatatatatatatatatatatatatatgtatatatatatatgtatatatatatatatatatatatatatatatatatatatatatatatatatatagtatatatatatacagtaatatatatatatatatatatatatatatatatatatatatatatatatacagtgtatatatatatgtatctatatttatatatatatatatatatatatatatatatatatatatatatgtatatatatatatatatatatatatatatgtgtgtatatatatatatatatatatatatatatatatatatttatatatatatatatatgtgtgtgtatgtatatatatatatatatatatatatatatatatatatatatatatatatatatatatatatcatgaaatctcaaaaggagtgagcaactaggcgcttactagcatccatagacattacctacctactcatacatgagtaaggatagcgaagtttcacactcactccccgtgggcactcggtatttatggacagagcaggacaaatcacaaatcagataacctgaggtgcattctatgaaagatggaataatgcaataccgcattcacgtgcattggcggcgagggatcgaatcccgatcggagaggttataatgttcatgataaaaaatgcggtattgcattattccatctttcatagaatgcacctcaggttatctgatttgtgatttgtcctgctctgtccataattaccgagtgcccacggggagtgagtgtgaaacttcgctatccttactcatgtatgagtaggtaggtaatgtctatggatgctagtaagcgcctagttgctcactccttttgagtgggtcgttgtacgagtggtagagcggccgtcttgcattcacgtgcattggcggcgagggatcgaatcccgatcggagaggttataatgttcatgataaaaaatgcggtattgcattattccatctttcatagaatgcacctcaggttatctgatttgtgatttgtcctgctctgtccataaataccgagtgcccacggggagtgagtgtgaaacttcgctatccttactcatgaatgagtaggtaggtaatgtctatggatgctagtaagcgcctagttgctctctccttttgagtgggtcgttgtacgagtggtagagcggccgtcttgcattcacgtgcattggcggcgagggatcgaatcgcgatcggagaggttataatgttcatgataaaaaatgcggtattgcattattccatctttcatagaatgcacctcaggttatctgatttgtgatttgtcctgctctgtccataaataccgagtgcccacggggagtgagtgtgaaacttcgctatccttactcatgtatgagtaggtaggtaatgtctatggatgctagtaagcgcctagttgctcactccttttaagtgggtcgttgtacgagtggtagagcggccgtcttgcattcacgtgcattggcggcgagggatcgaatcccgatcggagaggttataatgttcatgataaaaaaatgcggtattgcattatttcatctttcatatatacatatatatatacatatatatattttttatatatatagtatatatatatatatatatatatatatatatatatatgtgtgtgtgtgtgtgtgtgtgtgtgtgtgtgtgtgtgtgcgtgtgtgtgtgtgtgtgtgtgtgtttgtgtgtgtatatgtatatatgtatgtatgtatgtatgtatgtatgtatgtatgtatgtatctatatatatacataacacacacacacacacacacacacacacacacacacacacacacacacacacacacacacacacacacacacacacacacacacacacacacacatatatatatatatatatatatatatatatatatatatatatatatatatatatatatatatatatatatatatatatatatatatatatatatatatatatatatatatatatatatatatatatatatatatatatatatatatatatatatagtgtgcatatatatatatatatatatatatatatatatatatatatatatatatatatgtatatatatatatagatagatatacatatatttatatgtatatatatatatctatatatatatatatatatatctatatatatatatatatatatatatatatatatatatatatatatatatatatatatatatatatatatatatatatatatatatatatatatatatatatatatatatatatacagtaatatatatatatatatatatatatatatatatatatatatatatatatatatatatatatatatatatatatatatatatatatatatatatatatatatatatatatatatatatatatatatatatatatatatatatatatatatatatatatatatatatatatatatatatatatatatatatatatatatatatatatatatatatatatatatatacatatatatatatatatatatatatatatatatatatatatatatatatatatatatatatatatatatgtatatatatatatatatacatatatatacatatatatacagtaatatatatatacatatatatacatatatatatatatatatatatatatatatatatatatatatatatatatatatatatatatatatatatatatatatatatatatatatatatatatatatatatatatatatatatatatatgtatatatatatatatatatatatacatatatatatatatatatatatatatatatatatatatatatatatatatatatatatatatatatatatatatatatatatatatatatatatatatatatatatatatatatatacatatatatacagtaatatatatatatatatatatatatatatatatatatatatatatatatatatatatatacatatatatatgtatgtgcatatatatatatatatacatatatatatatatatatatatatatatatatatatatatatatatatatatatatatatatatatgtgtgtgtgtgtgtgtgtgtgtgtgtgtgtgtgtgtgtgtgtgtgtgtttgtgtgtgtgtgtgtatgtatatatatatacatataaatatatatatatatatatatatatatatatatatatatatatatatatgtatatatatatatatgtatatatatatatatatatatatatatatatatatatatatatatatatatatatatatatatatatatatatgtgtgtgtgtgtgtgtatatatatgtgtgtgtatgagtgtgtgtgtgtgtgtgtgtgtgtgtgtgtgtgtgtgtgtgtgtgtgtgtgtgtgtatatatatatatatatatatatatatatatatatttttttttaatttatatatatatagtacatatatatatatgtatatatatatatatatatatatatatatatatatatatatatatatatatatatatatatatatatatatatacagtaatgaatatatatatatatatatatatatatatatatatatatatatatatatatatatatatatatatatatatatatatatatatatatatatatatatatatatatatatatatatatatatatatatatatatatatatatatatatatatatatatatatatatatatatatatatatatatatatatatatatatatatatatatatatatatatatatatatatatatatatatatatatatatatatatatatatatgtatatatatatatatatatatatatatatatatatatatatatatatatatatatatatatatatatatatatatatatatatatatatatatatatatatatatatatatatatatatatatatatatatacatatatatatatatatatatatatatatatatatatatatatatatatatatatatatatacatatatatatatatatatacagtgtatatatatatgtatgtatgtatatatatatatatatatatatatatatatatatatatgatgtatatatttatatacatatatatacagtgtatatatatatatatatatatatatatatatatatatatatatatatatatatatatatatatatatatatatatatatatatatatatacatatatatattatatatatgtatatatatatatatatatatatatatatatatatatatatatatatatatatattatatatatacatatatatataatatatatatatatatatatatatatatatatatatatatatatatatatatatatatatatatatatatatatatatatatatatatatatatatatatatatatatatatatatatgtatatatatatatatatatatatatatatatatatatatatatatatatatatatatatatatatatatatatatatatatatatatatgtgtgtgtgtgtgtgtgtgtgtgtgtgagtatatatatatatatatatatatatatatatatatatatatatatatatatatatatattacatatatatatacagtaatatatatatatatatatatatatatatatatatatatatatatatatatatatatatatatgtatagtgtatatatatatgtatgtatatatatatatatatatatatatatatatatatatatatatatatatatatatatatatatatatatacagtgtatatatatatatatatatatatatatatatatatatatatatatatatatatatatatacatatacagtgtatatatatatatatatatatatatatatatatatgtatatatatacatatatatatacatacatatatatatatatgtatgtatatatatatatatatatatatatatatatatatatatatatatatatttatgtatatatatgtatatatatatatatgtatatatatatatatttatatatatattatatatatatatttatatatatatatatatatatatatatatatatatatatatatatatatatatatatatatatatatttatatatatatatatatatatttatatatatatgtatatttatatatatagatatatatgtatatatatgtatatatatatatatatatatatatatatatatatatatatatatatatatatatatatatatatatatatatatgtatatttatatatgtttgtgtgtgtgtgtgtgtgtgtgtttgagtgtgtgtgtgtatatatatatgcgtaaatatctatatatgtatatatatatgtgtaaatatatatatatgtatatatatgtgtaaatatatatatatgtatatatatgtgtaaatatatatatgtatatatatgtatgaatatatgtatatatataaatatatgtatatatatatatatatatatatatatatatattacatatatatacctatatatatatatatatatatatatatatatatatatatatatatgtgtgtgtgtgtgtgtgtgtgtgtgtgtgtgtgtgtgtgtgtgtgtttgtttatatatatgtacatataaatatatatatatatatatatatatatatatatatatatatatatatatatatatgtatgtatatatccttcatggattgtttcagctactttccagttcggtagatatccagcttcatctacatgagcCACCacggcgttggaagttctatggtgacggacgtcggcgcgatgttcgtagatcctggtgttgaagccacgtccagtttcaccatagtatgccatatcgcaaccgctgcagggtatgcggtatactgcactgtcggtgttgcttttcttttgtttcttttctcgtattaggtcatgtatcttttccccggatgtgctggcgatgttcatagtattgccaaagtatttactgatcgcctgggagagattacatggaggtaatacgagaaaattggaggatatcacggggttagatcttgacagtatgttctccgccttctttctgaggttcagcaggagacctttggggtattgaaacaatccatgaaggattaagcaaatacaaaaggaaggtcatggaagctgcatacatcgcgacagagaaaaacatgaacaccgcatcgggtagattcaaactatccaaggtcgcggcagcgacatatatatatatatatatatatatatatatatatatatatatatatatatatatatatatatatatatatatgtatatatatgtatatatatatatatatgtatatatatatatatcatatatgtatatatatttatatatatatatcatatatatatatatatatttatatatatatatatcatatatatatattatatatatatatatataatatatatatgcagtatatatatatatatatatatatatatatatatatatatatatatatgtatatatatgtatatatatatatatatatatatatatatatatatatatatgtgtgtgtgtgtgtgtgtgtgtgtgtgtgtgtgtgtgtgtgtgtgtgtgtgtatgtatatatgtatatatgtatatatatatatatatatatatatatatatatatatatatatatgtatgtatatatatgtatatatatatatgaatatatacatatatatatgtatgtatgtatgtgtatatatatatatatatatatatataatttagatagatatatatatatcatttatataatttatatatatataaatttatatatatatatatatatatatatatatatatatatatatatatatatatatatatagtatatatatatacagtatatatatatatatatatatatatatatatatatatatatatatatatatacagtatatatatatacatatatatatatatatagtatatatatacagtatatatatatatatatatatatatatatatatatatatatatgtatatatacagtatatatatgtgtatatatatatatatatatatatatatatattatatatatacagtatatatatatatatatatatatatatatatacatatatatagagtatatatatacagtatatatatatatatatatatatatatatatatatatatatactatatatatacagtatatatatatataatatatatatatatatatatatatatatatatatatacatatatatatatatatatatatagtatatatatacagtatatatatatatatatatatatatatatatatatatatatatatatatatgtatatatacagtatatatatatatatgtatatatatgtatacagtatatatatacagtatatatatgtatatatgtatgtatatatatatatatatatgtgtgtgtgtgtgtgtgtgtgtgtgtgtgtgtgtgtatacatatgtaaatcaaTATTCACCAATCACCAATATGGAGCGCTTAGTGCCTACATGTACACTTGAAAATGTGCAATTCTGTTTTTGAAGTTGAAGTCACACTTCCTTTTTGTCTGAGCAGCAGGCATGTGAATCTCTACGATTGTCACTACATAGATTATTCGGACCTACAAATATATCAAGAAAAAATGTTACCTTATCCGCCATTCCTCCAAGGTGTACGAGCGCTGAATGTGAATCGTCAGCTTATCAGGCGTCCTGGTTTCCATGACAACGAAGAAACAttcgttttcttctattttttcggtATGACTATAGTGTTACCATCGTGAAAAAGTTGCTTTagtttgatagttttttttttgaaggatttgCAATTTACTAGAGACGGCTTTCCTATTTACATATATTAGAGTGTAATGCTCATTTTTTATTGAAGGATTCAAAAAGGAAACAGGGATTGTAAAggaatctatatttatacaaatatgtacagtcATCTTACATTCGAGGTCAGGTACAAGGTTCTTAAATCTAAAACTTCTTACAGAAGCATCAAAATCGCACCTAGAGATGCTCTTACACTAAAATTTGCTTGTGTTGGGTCGTTCACTTCTTGACGGCGGCCTTCTTTGCTGCAGGTTTCTTGACAGCCTTCTTGGGAGCAGGCTTCTTGGCAGCCTTCTTGGGGGATGCTTTCTTGGCAGCTGGTTTCTTTACGGCCTTCTTGGCTGCAGGCTTCTTGGCGGTCTTCTTAGCAGCAGGCTTCTTGGCGACTTTCTTAGCAGCAGGCTTCTTGGCGGCGACCTTCTTAGCAGCAGGCTTCTTGACTGGTTTGGCCTCTTCCTTGGCCAACTTGAAAGAGCCGGAAGCACCAGCTCCTTTGACCTGCTTCAGGGCACCAGAGGCAACACCCTTCTTCAGTGCCAGTTTGAGGCGGACGCCAGCCTTCTTCTCATCACCAACCTTATAGTGAGCAACGATGTACTTCAGGATAGCCTGACGGGAAGATCCGGTGCGTTCTTTCAGGGCTTTCACTGCTGCAGCAATCATGACTGCGTAGGCAGGGTGTTGGGGCTTGGCAGCAGGCTTGGCAGCCTTTGCAGCGGGCTTGGCAGTGTCAGCCATAATGGACGAGTTTTGATGTGAGAATGGTGGAACTTTCACAGAACGAGCTCGGGCGAGCGAGTGTTCCTTCAGGCTGAGAAAATCCGACCATATGTGGAGTCGCGGACGGAATCGTAGCGATGTAAACACGCGCACCCGTTTTCGTTCAAAGTTGAGGTGAGTCTGcgatgttttgtgtttgttattacagTTCTGTTAATTTTTACAACCTTCAGCTACTAAATTTACTATATTTCCTTATTGAACAGGGTAGTATATAGATTAAGCATCGTTTCTGAAAATACTTTTAGCAAGTGCGATCATTCAACTTCtttaaaaaaggatgaagagaagggagagtaagatGCAGATCTCGAGATATTCTTAATTAAACACTTGTGTATTCATTTAACAGTGTTTTCGTCGTGTTAATTACACATAACATTAAACAATAATTATCTGACTTTAgcaaaatagtattaatgatcattACAAAGAAGTCACTTTGTGGTAATAAATGATAGAAATTGGGTAAACAAACACAATTTGCTCTGTGCGCGGCCATATTTCTACCAGCCAAGAATAGGTAATTCAGTATTTTCTAGTATTATATGGATTTATTTTCGTTTAGAATTCTGAAATATTACACACAACATATATTCTAACAAATCCAAGTTGAACTGAAATGAAGATAAAGTCCATGAGAGTGCATAAAGCGTGTTTTATTGTAATATATCTAAGAGACTTTTCTGCTCTCTATGGCCGAAACTGTGGCT encodes the following:
- the LOC138860143 gene encoding histone H1-delta-like; protein product: MADTAKPAAKAAKPAAKPQHPAYAVMIAAAVKALKERTGSSRQAILKYIVAHYKVGDEKKAGVRLKLALKKGVASGALKQVKGAGASGSFKLAKEEAKPVKKPAAKKVAAKKPAAKKVAKKPAAKKTAKKPAAKKAVKKPAAKKASPKKAAKKPAPKKAVKKPAAKKAAVKK